Proteins from a genomic interval of Gossypium hirsutum isolate 1008001.06 chromosome A09, Gossypium_hirsutum_v2.1, whole genome shotgun sequence:
- the LOC107959736 gene encoding uncharacterized protein translates to MVPEHLHITAWTCWSLGRTTRPPRTSVVQEPRAASAPWCLGFAGASDTIVVGGLLLACPVLETWGGVRLSDVGRCFLWGVFSCIVVCLWVQFPSSSRSSCFRASCGLSCCVLFGGGDRVFPQVLSRSLSRSAKVSVCWDTAFSMKFLCWNCRGLGNSAKIRELKQLIAVNNPDVIFLSETKMSANDFRRVQNNCRLQNGLAVNSEGWSGGLALMWRDGMNVSIQNFSKHHIDSKVRLDDNKTIRVTGFYGHANPNFRRSSWDILRRVGESVREEWVVGGDFNAILNDAKKEGSRRGVRVQMNEFKEVMDEMALVDIKPDSGWFTWVNNRNEGSLIKERLDRFLTSVEVVENFPFIATKVVRQTQSDHDAIILDLWGRKLKDYPKDKRLCFKFDVCWAGDEEAKNVIERAWNREDTEYGEKLERVRSALGPWQCQKFGKMKSEMRKLEKQIESIIDSASRVDSGKKLKEARRRLDFLYAREESYWAQRSRSRWLREGDRNTRYFHAKATGRLKKNNIERIKDVEGNWVTNSKDICKVAKDYFVSLFRANGQNVEIQEMGYMKECVTRETNEWLNMTYTEEEVLLAIKQMNPNKAPGIDGLSGNFFKHHWEIVGKDTIRTCLDVLNGEKDISSLNDTMIILIPKIRDPCEITNYRPISLCRFVYKIISKVYANRLKIVLPSCISQNQSAFVPGRMIHDNILIAYELLHYLHSSKNGPNKGFVVKLDMNKAYDRVEWNFIETIMKKMGFDAKWTAKIIECVRSVKYMVKCNNVLSDSFIPERGLRQGDPLSPYLFLFCMEALSRMLIHAQENNSLRGIRASRDGPRINHLFFADDALLFVRNKKGDVESLVNMLNTFSNISGQEINLEKSMVLFSPNTSRDQRAFFSGLLGMTVVENLNNYLGLPIPEVFIKAVLQSIPTYAMSVFLAPKGITDDIQAKLSRAWWAGKEKGRYWTMIPWKTLCKPKAMGGLGIRDVRLFNMALLGRQVWRLINNTDSLCFKVLSSKYFPDGNIFKAKKVDKASFTWSSIAKAAEMLKEGFGWQVGNGEKINIWADNWGMEGLNGDVIKSYTLNQNEKRVKDLWLGDSRCWDANRVEQVYGRDWGDKICNIPIGDVGQADRMIWFHNPHGFFTSKSAYSWLLLKEIGYGPHRFFWKAIWKLDTLPKIRVFTWRVGHEILPTNCKIASIRQGFYKGCPRCGAETETLLHALKDCPTSRAVLSIGGWTRSFISKNYDRCIDWLEELMRVLDKRAMADLMTILWNCWNNRNNFIFRGKEEKAKQIWERASNLHREFRICNLLKEPLLSQNIEEKKWKKPPKNFLKVNFDATVGENRCGYGTIIRDEEGFVLGGGGGFKEGRMSVEEAECMAFEESIKVACNLNLKDQVIFETDHVGLVNKFNKLAHDVTTIGARIKDCTAAFSFFKSANLIWTERSCNTVAHLICKKMCSEAKHCLFEMDYPPEIHNAVICDVS, encoded by the exons ATGGTGCCGGAGCATCTGCACATTACTGCTTGGACGTGCTGGAGCCTTGGACGCACAACTAGGCCACCTAGGACGTCAGTGGTGCAagagcctcgagcagcatcggcaccttggtgccttgGATTTgcaggagcctcggacaccatcg TTGTGGGGGGTCTTTTGTTGGCTTGCCCTGTTCTTGAAACCTGGGGTGGGGTTCGGCTGTCGGACGTTGGGCGGTGTTTCTTATGGGGGGTTTTCTCGTGTATTGTGGTTTGCCTCTGGGTGCAGTTTCCTTCCTCCTCTCGTAGTTCTTGTTTTCGTGCATCTTGTGGGTTGAGTTGCTGCGTCCTCTTCGGTGGCGGGGATCGGGTTTTCCCTCAAGTCTTGTCAAGGTCTTTGAGTCGGTCGGCTAAG GTGTCGGTTTGCTGGGATACAGCTTTCTCAATGAAATTCTTGTGTTGGAATTGCCGTGGTCTGGGGAATTCTGCTAAAATAAGGGAGCTAAAGCAACTTATCGCTGTCAACAACCCTGATGTTATATTCCTTAGCGAAACCAAAATGTCTGCCAATGATTTTCGTAGGGTTCAGAATAACTGTAGGCTGCAGAATGGTTTAGCTGTTAATTCAGAGGGTTGGAGTGGTGGGCTTGCTTTGATGTGGAGGGACGGGATGAATGTGTCTATACAAAACTTCTCCAAACATCATATAGACTCCAAGGTTAGACTGGATGACAACAAAACCATTCGGGTTACGGGATTCTATGGGCATGCGAATCCAAATTTTAGAAGAAGCTCTTGGGATATTTTGCGAAGGGTTGGGGAATCGGTGAGGGAGGAGTGGGTGGTAGGAGGTGATTTCAATGCTATACTAAATGATGCTAAGAAAGAAGGAAGTCGCAGGGGAGTCAGGGTCCAAATGAACGAGTTCAAAGAAGTCATGGATGAGATGGCTTTGGTGGATATTAAGCCTGACAGTGGATGGTTTACATGGGTAAACAACAGAAATGAGGGGAGCCTGATAAAGGAAAGACTTGATAGATTCCTCACCTCGGTGGAAGTGGTGGAAAATTTCCCGTTTATAGCTACTAAAGTGGTTCGACAAACCCAGTCCGATCATGACgctattattttagatttatggGGTAGGAAACTGAAAGACTACCCGAAAGACAAGAGATTGTGCTTCAAGTTTGATGTCTGTTGGGCTGGGGATGAGGAAGCTAAAAATGTTATTGAAAGAGCCTGGAATAGAGAGGATACAGAATACGGGGAAAAGTTGGAAAGGGTGCGTTCGGCTCTAGGTCCCTGGCAATGTCAGAAATTTGGGAAAATGAAGAGTGAAATGCGGAAATTGGAAAAACAGATTGAGTCGATCATTGATTCCGCCAGCAGAGTGGATAGTGGGAAAAAGCTAAAGGAAGCTCGCAGAAGGCTTGACTTTCTCTATGCTAGGGAAGAAAGCTACTGGGCTCAAAGGTCTAGGTCGAGATGGCTTAGGGAGGGAGATCGAAATACTAGGTATTTCCATGCTAAAGCTACTGGTCGCCTGAAAAAGAACAATATTGAGAGGATCAAAGATGTGGAAGGAAATTGGGTGACAAATAGTAAAGACATTTGTAAGGTGGCTAAAGATTATTTTGTGAGTCTGTTCCGGGCTAACGGCCAAAATGTTGAAATCCAAGAGATGGGATACATGAAGGAGTGCGTGACGAGGGAAACAAATGAATGGCTCAATATGACCTATACAGAGGAAGAAGTTCTTCTAGCTATCAAGCAAATGAACCCAAACAAAGCCCCTGGTATTGATGGGCTATCGGGAAATTTTTTCAAGCACCACTGGGAGATAGTGGGAAAGGATACCATTCGGACTTGCTTAGACGTTCTTAACGGGGAAAAGGATATTTCTAGTCTTAATGATACTATGATCATATTAATCCCTAAGATTAGAGATCCCTGTGAGATTACTAACTATCGCCCTATAAGTTTGTGTAGGTTTGTATACAAGATCATCTCAAAGGTGTATGCAAATCGGCTAAAAATTGTCCTACCTAGCTGCATCAGCCAAAATCAAAGCGCTTTTGTGCCGGGCAGGATGATACACGACAATATCCTAATAGCGTATGAGCTCCTCCATTACCTTCATAGCTCTAAAAATGGGCCCAATAAAGGATTTGTGGTCAAGCTCGACATGAACAAAGCATATGACCGCGTTGAGTGGAATTTCATTGAAACAATTATGAAGAAAATGGGATTCGATGCAAAGTGGACTGCTAAAATCATAGAATGTGTCCGCTCGGTTAAATATATGGTTAAATGCAATAATGTTTTATCTGATTCTTTCATCCCTGAGAGGGGTCTCCGCCAAGGGGATCCCCTATCtccatatttgtttttattttgtatggAAGCTTTGTCGAGAATGCTTATTCATGCTCAGGAGAATAACTCTTTAAGGGGCATTCGGGCAAGTAGGGATGGTCCTAGAATAAATCATCTATTCTTTGCTGATGACGCACTTTTGTTTGTCAGGAATAAAAAGGGTGATGTGGAGAGTCTTGTTAATATGCTCAATACCTTCTCCAATATTTCAGGCCAAGAGATTAATCTTGAAAAGTCAATGGTACTTTTTAGCCCAAACACATCACGTGATCAGAGAGCTTTCTTTAGTGGCCTCCTTGGCATGACGGTGGTGGAGAATCTAAACAATTACCTTGGCCTCCCTATTCCT GAAGTCTTCATCAAAGCGGTGCTCCAATCTATTCCCACGTATGCTATGTCGGTTTTCTTGGCACCCAAAGGCATTACTGATGACATCCAGGCAAAGCTGAGCAGAGCTTGGTGGGCGGGAAAGGAGAAAGGAAGATACTGGACTATGATCCCGTGGAAGACCTTATGTAAACCGAAGGCTATGGGAGGTCTTGGAATTCGTGATGTTCGACTTTTCAACATGGCTCTCTTAGGGCGTCAAGTGTGGAGACTAATAAACAACACTGATTCCCTCTGTTTCAAAGTCCTGTCTTCAAAATATTTTCCTGACGGTAATATTTTTAAAGCTAAAAAGGTTGACAAAGCATCCTTCACCTGGTCAAGCATTGCGAAAGCTGCGGAAATGCTAAAAGAAGGCTTTGGTTGGCAGGTCGGAAATGGTGAAAAGATAAATATTTGGGCCGACAACTGGGGTATGGAAGGTCTAAATGGGGACGTCATTAAAAGCTACACcttaaaccaaaatgaaaaaaggGTGAAAGATCTGTGGCTTGGGGACAGCAGATGCTGGGACGCCAACAGAGTCGAGCAAGTTTACGGACGGGACTGGGGCGACAAGATATGTAACATTCCCATTGGAGATGTTGGACAAGCTGATAGAATGATATGGTTTCATAACCCTCATGGATTTTTTACCTCAAAGTCTGCCTATTCCTGGTTACTGTTGAAGGAAATAGGATATGGCCCTCATAGGTTTTTTTGGAAAGCCATTTGGAAGCTAGACACCTTACCGAAGATTCGTGTCTTTACGTGGAGAGTGGGCCATGAAATACTTCCGACAAACTGTAAGATCGCCAGCATCAGACAAGGATTCTACAAGGGATGCCCAAGATGTGGAGCTGAAACCGAAACGCTGTTACATGCGTTAAAAGACTGCCCGACCTCAAGAGCTGTTCTTTCGATAGGCGGATGGACCAGGAGCTTTATCTCTAAGAATTACGATCGGTGCATTGACTGGTTGGAAGAACTGATGCGGGTCCTGGATAAGAGAGCTATGGCCGACCTGATGACAATTCTTTGGAACTGCTGGAATAacagaaataattttattttcagggGAAAAGAAGAGAAGGCTAAACAGATATGGGAAAGAGCCAGTAACCTACACAGGGAATTTCGAATTTGTAACCTGCTGAAAGAACCATTATTATCGCAGAATATAGAGGAGAAAAAGTGGAAAAAACCCCCAAAGAATTTTCTCAAAGTTAACTTTGATGCTACTGTAGGTGAAAATAGATGCGGGTATGGGACGATTATACGAGATGAAGAAGGCTTTGTATTAGGAGGGGGTGGGGGTTTCAAAGAAGGCAGGATGTCGGTGGAAGAAGCAGAGTGTATGGCGTTCGAAGAAAGTATAAAAGTTGCTTgtaatttgaatttaaaagatCAAGTCATCTTTGAGACAGATCACGTGGGGCTGGTCAACAAGTTTAATAAATTAGCCCATGACGTCACCACAATAGGCGCACGAATAAAGGATTGCACAGCAGCTTTCAGTTTTTTCAAATCGGCCAATTTAATTTGGACCGAACGGTCTTGTAACACTGTAgctcatttaatttgtaaaaaaatgtgtAGTGAGGCTAAACATTGTTTGTTCGAAATGGATTATCCGCCGGAAATCCACAATGCTGTAATTTGTGATGTTTCTTAA